aagttcttttttttttagaaaatgatcAATAAAAAAGGAGGAACTCAATTTGTTATTCAATGAAAAAGGCAgcaatctatttttatattatgaaacTGTTGGTTATAGTATAGGAGTAGAAAAGCATAGTTTGCAAGCAGACTTCCTTCTCTAATTGATTTATTGTATTATCAGATGATAGCCACtacatttcgaaatttttagtaCATGTTTGTAGTTTTAAATCATAgtataaatattaatcaaacTTGTCATAATGAATACTTACCTGTATATCTCTATGAATTGATAGAGAATATAGGGTGAAACCAATAGCTAGAGCCGTTGTATCATATCCCTGAAAGAGAAATTCCACATTCagaacaaattttgtttgtatacgaaaaaaaaaattaattaagataCAACACAGTATCGGCTGTACGTGACACTATATTGAATTAGTTATTCCATTCCAAACTGAATGCTGCAAGTATAGAAAACTAGAAATGTATCTAGAATATCACAGTAGTCCTCTAGTCGGTGTTACCTCATATGAGGTTATAGAACAGGATTCCATCGCTTGatcttgcaggtatctgtttttttgatgaaattaattttaaaggaatcttgaggatgtatggaatgAATTAAGGATAGGTTTccttgtaaaaattagccgcaattacctgtaattaattctaatgtcattaatatactaatatgacttgcagctatatgtttttttaGTCAATCTTACAGCAtctgaaataaaatgattgcTAGCTCTCAGTCGGCTGCAGCATTAGGGTTACCAAgtgtaaacaggtatattattgttaattaactgaAGTATTCTTCGGCCAAAAGTTTAATAAATACTATATACTATTGCTTGGACATAGTCGAATTAATCAAATCAAACTGTTTTCAAGAGAAACGTAAGCTCCAAATCTTAAAATCGGGAAACTGAACATTTTGTAAAGTGATGTCTATACGCATCCGCTGTACTCACTAGAGTTCACATGATACGACGATTTTGTGTTAGAAGTTTATaagtaaaagtatttttctaatttattgttCAGTTTCCACTTTTTTAAAACCATTCGTTCGAAATTAAATCAAGACTTCGTAATGACAGCCACAGTATATTTGCAAACTAATTGGAATGATGAACCATTCTCAATCAAAGCCTCGAGGGTTTCACTATCCAAGGAACCAAAGTGAATTTGGTAATTTAGAAACTGAGAAGAACctcaatttcttattattacatGAGAAATATCAAATGATCCATGTTAAATTAAGtcactataataaaaaaaatctcaccgcaaaaataaatgtatcaacTTCTTGTCTAATTTCTCTATCGGTAAGAGGTTTACCATCTATATTGGCTTCtaataataaatctaaaaatactttTCTCCTCTTTATTCCCATGTCATTATCAATTTGCACCTTCTCTTCTCTTCTGAGTTTCATCTTTTGCTGTCTTGAATTTATAATATCCATAGCATAGGAATGGAGGAATTTGACACATTTCAATTCTTTATAATAATCAGGTGTTAAACAATAGGttatatcaaacatttttattggaGAAAATGCTCTCTCCATCAAAAATCTGCACATTTCTCGTACAGCACTAACGTAATCtgattttggattattttgagCATTGATTGAAGTACCCATTGCTGCTTCTAAAACGGAtatgtcaaataaaaaaagtatttcatagaaaataatgaaatatcagaatataaattttagatCAAAATACTATACAAGGAATGAGTAGAAATGCCATAGAATTGGAGGAGAACAGGAGTGCATGAGccaaaaaccaaacactctgaaagcctcAATCCAGAAAGGAACTATCACAAACAGTAGATAATTATCCTGTCCGATAGCGTAGCACTCATCAGAGATTTGAGATCCAATTTCATAGAAGCCAAATTCGTTTGAGAATGCCTTGAAAATTTGAACGAGCTAGGCAAGAGGAATGAAGTTATCCTACAATGAATTCTGGGATACAACGGAGTGGAggaaaatgaaatagctgatgaTCTCGCTAAAGCGGAGCCCTCAATGAGACCCGAATCCTTGTATCAGGTACAAAACAACAACAGATGGATAGGAGGAGATTCAATTATTGGGATAACCTACAGGAGCTGAGGCGTGCAGATTATGTTGTACAAAAGACGAGATCTCTatccattttttcttttgaaacactTCCAGTACAAAACCTGGAAGCGTGTGACTTAGAAAACGAACATCTTTGGTAGCTACAGCTATCCTACTTTCTGAACTTTCTCGAGATGAGTAATATATTTAAGCAGGTATCAACCAGTTTGAATTGCTCACATTATCACATTCCAGCTACTAGTGAGATCAGTTTTATAGTGTTTAAGCTGggaaaaattccaaataattctATGCTcacttaatttttcaataaaagatttTTGTTCATACCTCGTATTTCCATTATTTAGAACTTACCACATATAACATCTAGCGAACTCATTGTGAGATAGGGTAAAACATCTACGCTATCATTTGTAGTTTCTTTGTCCAATAATTCAACTAGACGTCTActatttttctcgaaaatatcaataaatgttgtcaaaaaagaaaaatggaatgacggattcaatatttttctagtttttttccatttctcacCTGAAACACAAAATTATGTATGAGATTTAACAAACTACCGAATATGTGTGAGAAAATTACCATCAGATGTTAAAAGTCCTTGTTCTAACCAGTTCGACAGTAATTTGTAGTGCTCGctcttattcaaaatttcagttGTACTTAGAATGAATTTCATCATCTCAGGATCTGTGCAAAGTACtattttttgagttaataaTTCGATTGAACAGAGTCCATCATATGAATTGAGGTAACGACCGAACACGTTCAGCAATTCTAGGAAGAGATATAAATTATCGATATGGATATGTCAcgatatcataaaaaataattgaaaatctttttttctatgataatttTGGATAACCTCAATATCCTGTGATTAATCCAGGCGTGATTCTAAAACCTAGATCTTCATTACACTTTGTATAAtccattttaaattaatataggAGTTTTAGATGATCCATTGATTCCATTGATTTGTGGATGTtcgttaaaaatatatcaaagaatGGATTACTTGTACGCTCTCTCAACTGACTTACGAAATCTGCAGATAGTTTTGAAAATGGACAGTACCCCTCGTTATTCCGACAATACTTAACATTACGAAACGAAAGTTTACGGAAAATCTTCTCTTGTCGAGCTTATTTTGTCGTCGTAGAAATTTGCATGTGTTTTCCCTATCTCAGTTTTTAACCCTTCTTAGAGTATCTAGACGTCAACGTCTAGTAATGTGAGTCTAGCTTCCTGGGCTGCTTTTGAGAAAGTCTTTATATGCTCTGTAATGCATATGCAGACTGGTTGCTTAAATATTTCCTGCCATACCATAGCTTCATTTACCGCCTCACAATTTTGGCGAAAAACCATTCCAAGTGCGCCTCATAATAACTGTTGTTTTCCTTGGACATACTTTTGAAGTGGGTATCATACAGAAACCACCTACTATTCAAGGCAATTCGTGAATATTTGAATTCCTGTTGTAGAGAACattcttttccatattttgCAGGTTTCTTTTTTTCAGATTTAGTTCTACACTATCTACCATTTTCCCATTATCTCGACGATCTCGTCTAAATAGCTTACCCTTGTGTCTCTACTTAGGTTCATATGTTTTATCTACCTATCTTTCTATCTTAGTTTCTCTTGTTTTGTGAATATCATAACTCAAAACTAACAGGTTATAATCCCATTCACACCTTCCccttttagttaaagttttacAATCATGTGTTATATGTTATTGAATGTTCCTGAGATATTAAGGTATTCTCAAGCTATAGATATAGCTTGAGTTACTCATTTAAACAGAATTGTAAAGCTATTGAGATCCTCAACTTATATGCATGATGACAGTCAGACAACTGCCTCTCTCCTAGGGTTAACATCTATAGTGTCATAGAATGTGTTTTCAGTGCTGTAGGTTCAGTAAAGAGGAAGGTTcgttataagaaaaaattcaataaatgatGGTTTGAGGTATTTAGATACTTAGATAATGGTAGATCAACACAGATATTAAAACAGGTAGAAACTTCTCTAATTTCTCACCACGGTTATACAAGAAGGAATTGTAGTGATCCCAGTCAGTGGATGCGaagaacttttttaataaactatagATGGATAATGGTAGGGTGAAATCTTTCAAATATGGAAGTTGATGAAGAAGTAgctgaaaatatttctaatgaaaataacgaTGACTTTTCCGCATAAAATGAAGGTTCATGAAACA
The sequence above is drawn from the Diorhabda carinulata isolate Delta chromosome 6, icDioCari1.1, whole genome shotgun sequence genome and encodes:
- the LOC130895136 gene encoding cytochrome P450 4d8-like isoform X2 translates to MALFLILIGSTTISLFIYMWIKITRLRKKLKWIPETPKLPIFELLNVFGRYLNSYDGLCSIELLTQKIVLCTDPEMMKFILSTTEILNKSEHYKLLSNWLEQGLLTSDGEKWKKTRKILNPSFHFSFLTTFIDIFEKNSRRLVELLDKETTNDSVDVLPYLTMSSLDVICEAAMGTSINAQNNPKSDYVSAVREMCRFLMERAFSPIKMFDITYCLTPDYYKELKCVKFLHSYAMDIINSRQQKMKLRREEKVQIDNDMGIKRRKVFLDLLLEANIDGKPLTDREIRQEVDTFIFAGYDTTALAIGFTLYSLSIHRDIQEKAVEEQKQIFGNDRNRISTIRDLQEMKYLELIIKESLRLYPPVAFIARTADRDIEYKDGNIIPNGTTVLILIYWINRNPKYFPCPDKFDPSRFEDISNLPPYTYVPFSAGPRNCIGQKFAWLEMKSVISKILRNYVILSSGHKMNLIAETFLKSSNGMRVKLRKRVWNNI
- the LOC130895136 gene encoding cytochrome P450 4d8-like isoform X1, whose protein sequence is MALFLILIGSTTISLFIYMWIKITRLRKKLKWIPETPKLPIFGNIFDFKKPTELLNVFGRYLNSYDGLCSIELLTQKIVLCTDPEMMKFILSTTEILNKSEHYKLLSNWLEQGLLTSDGEKWKKTRKILNPSFHFSFLTTFIDIFEKNSRRLVELLDKETTNDSVDVLPYLTMSSLDVICEAAMGTSINAQNNPKSDYVSAVREMCRFLMERAFSPIKMFDITYCLTPDYYKELKCVKFLHSYAMDIINSRQQKMKLRREEKVQIDNDMGIKRRKVFLDLLLEANIDGKPLTDREIRQEVDTFIFAGYDTTALAIGFTLYSLSIHRDIQEKAVEEQKQIFGNDRNRISTIRDLQEMKYLELIIKESLRLYPPVAFIARTADRDIEYKDGNIIPNGTTVLILIYWINRNPKYFPCPDKFDPSRFEDISNLPPYTYVPFSAGPRNCIGQKFAWLEMKSVISKILRNYVILSSGHKMNLIAETFLKSSNGMRVKLRKRVWNNI